A window of the Cystobacter fuscus genome harbors these coding sequences:
- a CDS encoding non-ribosomal peptide synthetase — protein MHAPSNSSGFPLSPNQRRLWWLRREGAIYNAVVVLRVSGPLDPSRLDTALREVWARHDALSARFLQRSDLRFPLQSRALEQAPTVEVLPDSPGSLEDLVEQLARRGLEHSFDLVAGPLLYAARMSPSTTEHLVLLARPSLSGDAQAQCRLAEELLAAYAGRALEEEPGLEHAQYAEWQNQLLAEPEPAAAEYWARATERVKPLTLPFERLRREGPFLPASVEVRFAGERVLPGSLLALARAWRVSPSTLLAAAWSAVAARWLEAPELVLGYVEPARAYEELRRVQGLVAKTLPLSVPLEAEQSLAHAARALEESLTQARDWVEHFAWDAREETARAALPVAFEFQEARLGTGAGGPDCRVERLLGASDGFVLKLSCVEDARGITCEVVHDARAVDEATARLVARMVGDFLASVARAPESPLRAHGLLEPSALQPLAGPPGTPGRLPTVVERFNQCVRDTPRALALVQGARRWTYAQVGERTHRLARFLRAQGVGAETVVAVAADRSMETVVAMLAILEAGGAFLPVDPAYPPERIDYMLRDADVRLAVGAGARRATFGQAPRFVALDETPQPWADESPEPLTGDAEQSSRLAYVLYTSGSTGQPKGCQLEVHNLSHYIHWANTYYFQDGLAQGHFGLYTSLSFDLTLTSVFCALTRGRTLHVFDEGQETLEVLRAMFTPGSGIDVVKMTPSHISLVDTLGLPGTGVRKVIAGGEALTREHLLVLRRLAPDLQLYNEYGPTETTVGCVVKEVQLEDDRVLIGTPIDRTQVAIVDEAGQLVPPLVAGELWIAGEGVGRGYLHAPERSAEKFRGLPQLAAHAYRTGDKVRQLAHGELDYLGRIDDQVKVRGYRIEPGEIEQGLLRHPAVKQALVMARPVRGPELELVAYVVSTEEVPAPALRELLRRTLPEHMVPGWFVRMERMPLTRNGKVDRALLPAPSEQGPASGRVAPRTPLEERIAAIWRSVLVQEDIGVNDVFAERGGHSLKAMLVVGRVAQELGLSLTLRELFEAPTIAGMAALLERRGTGAPAAIPPTPAAEDYALSDAQRRLWALDRMDGPGEAYLIRAAFVVEGALDVGALERALTALLERHEPLRTSFHDVAGEPRQRIHPRVKLPLEVMDLPGAHVEDAAVRSLVEDVTARPFDLTHAPLMRVRLLRLSPTRALLVFAMHHIIGDGWSVAVLAREWTHLYDRALSGAASELPALRVHYKDYQLWRLARLEGPEGEADRRYWHERLGQPPAALELPVEFPRPSVRTYRGGSVSLRLPEDLTRALTTLARERDATLFMALVASVKALLYRYTGQEDLVVGTAIAGRGHPEVEHHIGVYINLLVLRDTVRGAEDFPTLLGSVRQTAREAYEHAEYPFDRLVRELDVVHDASRSPLFDVLVVLQNNELPVLAMRGATLSAHPLPVRTSTYDLSFEFAEDAGGLVCELHYNADLFGERRARQLAEHWRALVSGVVAEPSVALDRLRLLSAEERQRFGGGLERVEVPGPRTLTDAVRERFAREPDALAVVCGERQLSLRELMLGAQRIARHLVEERALRGGEVVAVVGARTERIPMALVGVLEAGGVYLPIDAQYPLERVRFMLEDSQARVVLADAHWARLLAGGATPVVELDAWVTHGEARSPGVLARPEDVAALIYTSGSTGRPKGVRMEHRGILNTAREFNRLCEVTPEGRVLQFASLAFDAALLEMSMSLVGGAPLVVAGREVIEDTAAFTAYLEQHQVSFAILPPVYLNTLERHELPSVKTLVTAGEAPNEQDARHYAARKRYVNAYGPAECSVCVTMHEVKEGEKGPIAVGRPLRNVGVVVVDGALNALPAGVVGEVCVSGVGVARGYVGREELTGERFVEHAEYGRVYRTGDKGRWREDGTLEYVGRGDEQVKVRGQRVELEEVRRKLLEHAGVEEAVVVARAGGRGVELEGFVVGAGVKAEEVRGWLGQALPAAMVPARLRVVEQLPLTSNGKVDKKALLELGEQEEEREEEERGEQRGPATKQEEVLARVWREVLGRQQVGWSESYFELGGDSIKAIRMAARLRQEGWRLEVRQVFMHPRLEEMARQLKQEGGGEQRQEARGEVELTGVQRWWAGKVKGEERNHFNNAVMMKVEGRVEEEALRKALEKVGEEHEALRLRWKQEGGELKQEYAGREEARQLGEGMVKGEVKGEEWREELEEEAERLQRSLDLEKGPVARLGLYGTPEGQRVVWVVHHVAVDAVSWGVLVEDLASAYREYLKGQEPVLPARTASFQSWSLALRRYAERISPAERSYWDEVDRALVSIPAPGEKTAAPTRNRDSSNVALLLPAARTKQLLGEAHRAYNTQAGELVLVALARALRSWLGSPRIALAMEGHGRVPELMNELDVSRTVGWFTCLYPLVLELAPRDDVGHHIKQVKESLRSVPSQGVGYGLLRHAPGASPVVEPSISFNYLGQSSEAGAWPAPFGPAPEPVGTLQHPESPRLFALDVLASVEEGSLRVDLSFDVHAFRPERIRPLMDSLRQELELVAAHCMAQKASELTPSDIDYAGMSISELDAVMNAITDS, from the coding sequence GTGCACGCCCCCTCCAACTCCAGTGGTTTTCCCCTCTCACCCAATCAGCGGCGGCTCTGGTGGCTGCGGCGTGAGGGGGCCATCTACAACGCGGTGGTGGTGCTGAGGGTCTCGGGCCCGCTGGATCCCTCGCGGCTGGACACCGCGCTGCGTGAGGTGTGGGCCCGGCATGACGCGCTGTCCGCGCGCTTCCTGCAGCGCAGCGACCTGCGCTTCCCCCTCCAGAGCCGTGCGCTCGAGCAGGCGCCCACGGTGGAGGTGCTGCCCGACAGCCCCGGTTCGCTCGAGGACCTGGTCGAGCAGCTCGCGCGGCGCGGCCTGGAGCATTCCTTCGATCTCGTGGCGGGCCCCCTGCTGTATGCCGCGCGGATGTCGCCGAGCACGACCGAGCACCTGGTGCTGCTCGCGCGCCCCTCGCTGTCCGGAGACGCCCAGGCCCAGTGCCGTCTGGCCGAGGAGCTGCTCGCCGCCTACGCGGGCCGTGCGCTCGAGGAGGAGCCGGGCCTGGAGCACGCGCAGTACGCGGAGTGGCAGAACCAGCTGCTCGCCGAGCCGGAGCCCGCCGCCGCGGAGTACTGGGCGCGCGCCACCGAGCGGGTCAAGCCGCTGACGTTGCCCTTCGAGCGCCTGCGCCGGGAAGGTCCCTTCCTGCCCGCCAGTGTCGAGGTGCGCTTCGCCGGGGAGCGCGTGCTTCCCGGCTCCCTGCTGGCGCTCGCGCGCGCGTGGCGGGTGTCTCCAAGCACCCTGCTGGCAGCGGCCTGGAGCGCCGTGGCCGCGCGGTGGCTCGAGGCCCCGGAGCTGGTGCTCGGGTACGTGGAGCCCGCGCGGGCCTACGAGGAGCTGCGGCGCGTGCAGGGTCTGGTCGCCAAGACGCTGCCCCTGAGCGTCCCCCTCGAGGCGGAGCAGTCCCTGGCGCACGCGGCACGGGCGCTCGAGGAGTCGCTCACCCAGGCGCGGGACTGGGTGGAGCACTTCGCCTGGGACGCGCGGGAGGAGACGGCGCGGGCCGCGCTGCCCGTGGCCTTCGAGTTCCAGGAGGCACGCCTGGGCACGGGGGCAGGGGGGCCGGACTGCCGTGTCGAGCGGCTCCTGGGAGCCTCGGACGGCTTCGTCCTGAAGCTGTCCTGCGTGGAGGATGCGCGCGGCATCACCTGCGAGGTGGTGCACGACGCGCGCGCGGTGGACGAGGCCACGGCCCGACTGGTGGCCCGTATGGTTGGCGACTTCCTCGCGAGCGTCGCGCGCGCCCCCGAGAGCCCCCTGCGCGCCCATGGCCTGCTCGAGCCCTCCGCGCTCCAGCCCCTCGCGGGCCCCCCGGGCACACCGGGGCGGCTGCCCACCGTGGTGGAGCGCTTCAACCAGTGCGTGCGCGACACTCCGCGGGCGCTGGCCCTCGTGCAGGGCGCGCGCCGCTGGACCTATGCCCAGGTGGGCGAGCGGACCCACCGCCTCGCCCGCTTCCTGCGTGCCCAGGGCGTGGGGGCCGAGACCGTGGTGGCGGTGGCCGCGGATCGCTCGATGGAGACCGTGGTGGCGATGCTCGCCATCCTCGAGGCGGGGGGCGCGTTCCTGCCCGTGGATCCGGCCTATCCGCCCGAGCGCATCGACTACATGCTGCGCGACGCGGACGTGCGGCTGGCCGTGGGCGCCGGGGCGCGGCGGGCCACCTTTGGCCAGGCGCCCCGCTTCGTGGCGCTCGATGAGACCCCGCAGCCGTGGGCGGACGAATCCCCCGAGCCGCTGACCGGAGACGCGGAGCAGTCCTCGCGTCTGGCCTATGTGCTGTACACCTCGGGCTCGACGGGCCAGCCCAAGGGCTGCCAGCTCGAGGTGCACAACCTCAGCCACTACATCCACTGGGCGAATACCTATTACTTCCAGGATGGCCTGGCCCAGGGCCACTTCGGCCTGTATACCTCGCTCTCCTTCGACCTGACCCTCACCAGCGTCTTCTGCGCGCTCACCCGTGGCCGCACGCTGCACGTGTTCGACGAGGGCCAGGAGACGCTCGAGGTGTTGCGCGCCATGTTCACCCCGGGCAGCGGCATCGACGTGGTGAAGATGACGCCCTCGCACATCTCCCTGGTGGACACGCTCGGGCTGCCGGGCACCGGAGTGCGCAAGGTCATCGCGGGCGGCGAGGCCCTCACCCGCGAGCACCTGCTCGTGCTGCGCCGGCTCGCTCCGGACCTCCAGCTGTACAATGAATACGGCCCCACCGAGACCACCGTGGGGTGCGTGGTGAAGGAGGTGCAGCTGGAGGATGACCGGGTGCTCATCGGCACGCCCATCGACCGCACCCAGGTGGCGATCGTCGACGAGGCCGGGCAGCTGGTGCCTCCGCTGGTGGCGGGCGAGCTGTGGATCGCCGGCGAGGGCGTGGGACGTGGCTACCTCCACGCGCCCGAGCGCAGCGCCGAGAAGTTCAGGGGCCTGCCCCAACTGGCGGCGCATGCCTACCGGACGGGCGACAAAGTGCGGCAGTTGGCTCACGGCGAGCTGGACTACCTGGGCCGCATCGATGACCAGGTGAAGGTGCGCGGCTACCGCATCGAGCCCGGAGAGATCGAGCAGGGCCTCTTGCGCCACCCCGCCGTGAAGCAGGCGCTGGTGATGGCGCGGCCGGTGCGTGGGCCCGAGCTCGAGCTGGTGGCCTACGTGGTCTCCACCGAGGAGGTGCCCGCCCCGGCGCTGCGCGAGCTGCTGCGGCGCACGCTCCCCGAGCACATGGTCCCCGGCTGGTTCGTGCGGATGGAGCGCATGCCGCTCACGCGCAATGGCAAGGTGGATCGGGCGCTCCTGCCGGCTCCCTCGGAGCAGGGCCCCGCCTCGGGGAGGGTGGCCCCGCGCACGCCCCTGGAGGAGCGCATCGCCGCCATCTGGCGCTCGGTGCTCGTCCAGGAGGACATCGGCGTGAATGACGTCTTCGCCGAGCGGGGTGGCCACAGCCTCAAGGCCATGCTGGTGGTGGGCCGTGTCGCCCAGGAGCTGGGCCTGTCCCTCACGCTGCGCGAGCTGTTCGAGGCGCCTACCATCGCCGGTATGGCCGCGCTGCTGGAGCGGCGAGGCACGGGCGCTCCCGCGGCGATTCCCCCCACGCCCGCCGCGGAGGACTACGCGCTCTCGGATGCGCAGCGCCGGCTCTGGGCGCTCGATCGCATGGATGGGCCGGGCGAGGCGTACCTCATCCGCGCGGCGTTCGTCGTGGAGGGCGCCCTGGACGTGGGTGCCCTGGAGCGGGCCCTCACGGCGCTGCTCGAGCGGCACGAGCCCCTGCGTACCTCGTTCCACGACGTGGCGGGCGAGCCGCGCCAGCGTATCCACCCCCGGGTGAAGCTGCCCCTCGAGGTGATGGACCTGCCGGGCGCGCACGTGGAGGACGCGGCGGTGCGGTCCCTCGTGGAGGACGTGACGGCCCGACCGTTCGACCTCACGCACGCGCCCCTGATGCGCGTGCGGCTGCTGCGACTGTCCCCCACGCGCGCCCTGCTCGTCTTCGCCATGCACCACATCATCGGGGATGGTTGGTCCGTGGCGGTGCTGGCGCGCGAGTGGACCCACCTCTACGACCGTGCGCTGTCCGGCGCCGCCTCCGAGCTGCCGGCGCTGCGCGTGCACTACAAGGACTACCAGCTCTGGCGGCTGGCACGGCTGGAGGGCCCCGAGGGCGAGGCCGACCGCCGCTACTGGCATGAGCGCCTGGGGCAGCCACCCGCCGCGCTCGAGCTGCCCGTGGAGTTCCCCCGGCCCTCCGTGCGCACGTACCGGGGCGGCAGTGTCTCGCTGCGGCTGCCCGAGGACCTCACCCGCGCCCTGACGACCCTGGCGCGCGAGCGGGACGCCACGCTGTTCATGGCGCTGGTGGCGAGCGTCAAGGCACTGCTCTACCGCTACACCGGCCAGGAGGACCTGGTGGTGGGCACCGCCATCGCCGGCCGCGGACACCCCGAGGTGGAGCACCACATCGGCGTGTACATCAACCTGCTGGTGCTGCGCGACACCGTGCGCGGCGCGGAGGACTTCCCGACGCTGCTGGGCTCCGTGCGCCAGACCGCCCGCGAGGCCTACGAGCACGCGGAGTACCCGTTCGACCGCCTCGTGCGCGAACTGGACGTCGTCCATGACGCGAGCCGCTCGCCCCTGTTCGACGTGTTGGTGGTGCTGCAGAACAACGAACTGCCCGTGCTGGCCATGCGCGGCGCGACGCTCTCGGCCCACCCGCTGCCGGTGCGGACCAGCACGTATGACCTGTCGTTCGAGTTCGCCGAGGACGCGGGCGGACTCGTGTGCGAGTTGCACTACAACGCGGACCTGTTCGGCGAGCGGCGTGCGCGCCAGTTGGCCGAGCACTGGCGCGCGCTCGTCTCCGGCGTGGTGGCCGAGCCCTCGGTCGCGCTGGACCGGTTGAGACTGCTCTCGGCCGAGGAGCGTCAGCGGTTCGGGGGCGGCCTCGAGCGCGTGGAGGTGCCCGGGCCGCGCACGCTCACGGACGCGGTGCGTGAGCGCTTCGCCCGGGAACCGGACGCCCTGGCGGTGGTGTGTGGCGAGCGCCAGCTCTCCCTGCGCGAGCTGATGCTCGGCGCCCAGCGGATCGCCCGGCATCTGGTTGAAGAGCGCGCTCTGCGGGGCGGAGAGGTCGTGGCCGTGGTGGGCGCCCGTACCGAGCGTATCCCCATGGCGCTCGTGGGTGTGCTCGAGGCGGGTGGCGTCTATCTGCCCATCGACGCGCAGTACCCGCTGGAGCGCGTGCGCTTCATGCTGGAGGACAGCCAGGCCCGCGTGGTGCTGGCGGACGCGCACTGGGCCCGGCTCCTGGCGGGCGGGGCGACGCCCGTCGTGGAGCTGGACGCGTGGGTGACGCACGGCGAGGCCCGCTCGCCGGGAGTCCTGGCCCGGCCCGAGGACGTGGCCGCGCTCATCTACACCTCGGGCTCGACGGGTCGGCCCAAGGGCGTGCGGATGGAGCACCGGGGCATTCTCAACACCGCGCGCGAGTTCAATCGGCTCTGTGAGGTGACGCCCGAGGGGCGTGTCCTCCAGTTCGCGTCACTGGCTTTCGATGCGGCCCTGCTCGAGATGAGCATGTCCCTGGTGGGTGGGGCGCCGCTGGTGGTGGCGGGGCGGGAGGTGATCGAGGACACGGCGGCCTTCACCGCCTACCTCGAGCAGCATCAGGTGTCGTTCGCCATCCTCCCGCCGGTGTACTTGAACACGCTGGAGAGGCACGAGCTGCCGAGCGTGAAGACGCTGGTGACGGCGGGAGAAGCACCCAACGAGCAGGACGCGAGGCACTACGCGGCGCGCAAGCGCTACGTCAACGCGTACGGGCCGGCGGAGTGCTCGGTGTGCGTGACGATGCACGAGGTGAAGGAGGGGGAGAAGGGGCCCATCGCGGTGGGGAGGCCGCTGAGGAACGTGGGGGTGGTGGTGGTGGACGGAGCGCTCAACGCGCTGCCGGCGGGGGTGGTGGGAGAGGTGTGCGTGAGCGGGGTGGGGGTGGCGAGGGGCTACGTGGGGAGGGAGGAGCTGACGGGGGAGAGGTTCGTGGAGCACGCGGAGTACGGGCGTGTGTACCGAACGGGGGACAAGGGGAGGTGGAGGGAGGACGGGACGCTGGAGTACGTGGGGAGAGGGGACGAGCAGGTGAAGGTGAGGGGCCAGCGGGTGGAGCTGGAAGAGGTGAGGCGCAAGCTGCTGGAGCACGCCGGGGTGGAGGAGGCGGTGGTGGTGGCGAGGGCGGGAGGGCGGGGGGTGGAGTTGGAAGGCTTCGTGGTGGGAGCGGGGGTGAAGGCGGAGGAGGTGAGGGGCTGGCTGGGGCAGGCGCTGCCGGCGGCGATGGTGCCCGCGAGGCTGAGGGTGGTGGAGCAACTGCCGCTGACGAGCAACGGGAAGGTGGACAAGAAGGCGCTGCTGGAGCTGGGGGAGCAGGAGGAGGAGCGGGAGGAGGAGGAGCGGGGAGAGCAGAGGGGGCCGGCGACGAAGCAGGAGGAGGTGCTGGCGAGGGTGTGGAGGGAGGTGCTGGGAAGGCAGCAGGTGGGGTGGAGCGAGAGCTACTTCGAGTTGGGGGGAGACTCCATCAAGGCCATCCGGATGGCGGCGAGGCTGAGGCAGGAGGGGTGGAGGCTGGAGGTGAGGCAGGTGTTCATGCACCCGAGGCTGGAGGAGATGGCGAGGCAGTTGAAGCAGGAGGGAGGGGGGGAGCAGAGGCAGGAGGCGAGGGGAGAGGTGGAGCTGACGGGGGTGCAGAGGTGGTGGGCGGGGAAGGTGAAGGGGGAGGAGCGCAACCACTTCAACAACGCGGTGATGATGAAGGTGGAGGGGAGGGTGGAGGAGGAGGCGCTGAGGAAGGCGCTGGAGAAGGTGGGAGAGGAGCACGAGGCGTTGAGGCTGAGGTGGAAGCAGGAGGGAGGGGAGCTGAAGCAGGAGTACGCGGGGAGGGAGGAGGCGAGGCAGTTGGGAGAGGGGATGGTGAAGGGGGAGGTGAAGGGGGAGGAGTGGAGGGAGGAGTTGGAGGAGGAGGCGGAGCGGCTGCAGAGGAGCCTGGACCTGGAGAAGGGGCCGGTGGCGAGGCTGGGGCTGTATGGGACGCCGGAGGGGCAGAGGGTGGTGTGGGTGGTGCACCACGTGGCGGTGGACGCGGTGTCGTGGGGCGTATTGGTGGAGGACCTGGCGAGTGCGTACAGGGAGTACCTGAAGGGGCAGGAGCCGGTGTTGCCGGCGAGGACGGCGTCCTTCCAGTCCTGGTCCCTCGCCCTGCGCCGCTACGCCGAGCGCATTTCTCCGGCCGAGCGCTCCTATTGGGACGAGGTGGATCGCGCCCTGGTCTCCATTCCCGCTCCGGGTGAGAAGACAGCGGCGCCGACGCGCAACCGCGACTCCTCGAACGTGGCCCTCCTGTTGCCGGCGGCTCGCACGAAGCAACTGCTCGGCGAGGCCCACCGCGCCTACAACACCCAGGCGGGCGAGCTGGTCCTCGTGGCCCTCGCGCGCGCGCTGCGCTCCTGGTTGGGCAGTCCGCGCATCGCCCTCGCCATGGAAGGCCACGGCCGCGTCCCCGAGCTCATGAATGAGCTGGATGTGAGCCGCACCGTGGGCTGGTTCACCTGTCTGTACCCGCTGGTGCTCGAGCTGGCACCGCGCGACGACGTGGGCCACCACATCAAGCAGGTGAAGGAGTCGCTGCGCTCGGTGCCCTCGCAGGGCGTGGGTTACGGCCTGCTCCGCCATGCCCCGGGGGCCTCCCCCGTCGTCGAGCCCTCCATCAGCTTCAACTACCTCGGCCAGTCGTCCGAGGCGGGCGCCTGGCCCGCCCCCTTCGGCCCCGCTCCCGAGCCCGTCGGCACGCTCCAGCACCCTGAGTCCCCGAGGCTCTTCGCCCTCGATGTCCTCGCCTCCGTGGAGGAGGGCTCGCTTCGCGTGGACCTGTCCTTCGATGTCCACGCCTTCCGCCCGGAGCGGATACGGCCCCTCATGGACTCGCTCCGGCAGGAGCTCGAACTCGTCGCCGCGCACTGCATGGCCCAGAAGGCTTCCGAACTCACCCCGAGTGACATCGACTATGCGGGCATGAGCATCTCCGAGCTGGACGCGGTCATGAACGCCATCACCGATTCCTGA
- a CDS encoding TauD/TfdA family dioxygenase, with protein sequence MKASLSKLRSIKPQAIPVAGELVRFSFLAGEPGLPVVATPLHEGVVLGEWLARHQELVDDQLLKHGGVLFRGFEVNTSQAFHQVVHAAGGQLLDYVERSSPRSQVTDKVYTSTDHPADQRILFHNELAYSGRWPRALFFGCMQPAAVGGETPIADSREVLRRLSPDTRRRFEERGVMYERYLGGGLGLHWRDVFQTEDRSRVEHYCADNGLTFEWEGECLRTRSVRPAIRTHPRTGEQVWFNHGYFFNLHSIPAELRASLHTAVNPRELPFNTYYGDGSEIEPETIREIAGIYDAVGVTFPWRRGDVLYIDNMLTAHSRNSFQGERTILVSMSDLLAG encoded by the coding sequence ATGAAGGCTTCACTCAGCAAGCTGCGGTCGATCAAACCCCAGGCCATCCCCGTGGCGGGCGAGCTCGTGCGCTTCTCCTTCCTCGCCGGCGAGCCGGGCCTGCCCGTGGTGGCTACGCCCCTGCACGAGGGGGTGGTGCTGGGGGAGTGGCTCGCGCGCCACCAGGAGCTGGTCGACGACCAGCTCCTGAAGCACGGCGGCGTGCTCTTTCGCGGCTTCGAGGTGAACACCTCCCAGGCTTTCCACCAGGTGGTGCACGCCGCGGGCGGTCAGTTGTTGGACTACGTGGAGCGCTCCTCGCCGCGCTCGCAGGTGACGGACAAGGTGTACACCTCCACGGATCACCCGGCCGACCAGCGCATCCTCTTCCACAACGAGCTGGCCTACTCGGGCCGCTGGCCCCGCGCGCTCTTCTTCGGCTGCATGCAGCCGGCGGCCGTGGGCGGGGAGACGCCCATCGCCGACAGCCGCGAGGTGCTGCGGCGCCTGTCTCCGGACACCCGGCGCCGGTTCGAGGAGCGCGGGGTGATGTACGAGCGCTATCTCGGCGGTGGCCTGGGCCTGCACTGGCGTGACGTCTTCCAGACGGAGGACCGCTCGCGGGTGGAGCACTATTGTGCGGACAACGGGTTGACCTTCGAGTGGGAGGGCGAGTGCCTGCGCACCCGGAGCGTACGGCCTGCCATCCGCACCCACCCGCGCACCGGCGAGCAGGTGTGGTTCAACCACGGCTACTTCTTCAACCTCCACAGCATCCCCGCCGAGCTGCGCGCCAGCCTGCACACAGCCGTCAATCCGCGCGAGCTGCCCTTCAACACCTATTACGGCGATGGTTCGGAGATCGAGCCGGAGACCATCCGCGAGATCGCCGGCATCTACGACGCGGTGGGCGTGACCTTCCCGTGGCGGCGGGGCGATGTGCTCTACATCGACAACATGCTCACGGCCCATTCCCGCAATTCCTTCCAGGGCGAGCGCACCATCCTCGTCTCCATGAGTGATCTCCTGGCCGGCTGA